The Triticum aestivum cultivar Chinese Spring chromosome 3A, IWGSC CS RefSeq v2.1, whole genome shotgun sequence genome includes a region encoding these proteins:
- the LOC123056600 gene encoding uncharacterized protein — protein sequence MKTYIAAILLVLSLAGRLSAAAAADDDKVDAVIRLPSHGPGVAGAGEATAAVKDFERPSCCNRERCGGILPICHCDDMFDHKCPATCVDCVSLGRSGYYCGDSYLPGPVPRCTKVGRNGDLSGGN from the exons ATGAAGACATACATTGCTGCCATCCTGCTGGTGCTTTCCCTCGCTGggcgcctctccgccgccgccgccgccgatgacgaCAAGGTGGACGCCGTTATCCGTCTCCCGAGCCACG GTCCAGGGGTCGCTGGCGCCGGTGAAGCAACGGCGGCCGTGAAGGATTTTGAGCGGCCGAGCTGCTGCAACCGGGAGCGGTGCGGCGGGATCCTGCCGATATGTCACTGCGATGATATGTTCGACCACAAGTGCCCCGCCACCTGCGTGGACTGCGTGTCCTTGGGCCGATCTGGCTACTACTGCGGAGACAGTTACCTTCCTGGCCCCGTGCCCAGGTGCACCAAGGTTGGCCGCAACGGCGACCTCTCCGGCGGTAACTAG